One window of Rubrivirga sp. SAORIC476 genomic DNA carries:
- a CDS encoding glycosyltransferase: MQRTLKTVKYLRDAGFEPVVLTVEDGAFPSRDASLAADVPEGVEVIRTKAPDPFTLYARLTGADSVPTGAVSQGGRLSRAALWVRANLFLPDARVGWVPFAKLAGRRRVGKAFRAHMPFAAVVTSGPPHSVHLVGRRLQRMGVPWVADFRDPWTAINFYDDLPMSAPARRLDAWLERRVLRGADAVTTVSPTWARHLENRGGIRRGSVEVVHNGVDEADLGDAEGVAVREDAFVLTHVGSLYATRDPAALWEAVAALHAEGRVPSLVIRLVGKTDAAVREAAEATGVPVEVEPYVDHAEAVREQARAALLLLSIERFSADAGMITGKLYEYLASGRPTLALGPVGGDAAALLEETGGGTLLARDDADGVAAALVRHYDAWAAGTPVAGAPWEAVAPYTRRAQTRRLADVIRALPDRPVR, encoded by the coding sequence GTGCAGCGGACGCTGAAGACGGTCAAGTACCTCCGCGACGCGGGCTTCGAGCCGGTCGTGCTGACGGTCGAGGACGGCGCCTTCCCCAGCCGCGACGCCAGCCTGGCCGCCGACGTGCCCGAGGGCGTCGAGGTGATCCGCACGAAGGCGCCGGACCCGTTTACGCTCTACGCGCGCCTGACCGGCGCCGACAGCGTCCCGACCGGCGCGGTGTCGCAAGGGGGCCGACTGTCGCGGGCAGCCCTGTGGGTACGCGCCAACCTGTTCCTGCCCGACGCCCGTGTGGGCTGGGTGCCGTTCGCGAAGCTCGCCGGGCGCCGACGCGTGGGGAAGGCATTCCGGGCGCACATGCCCTTCGCCGCCGTCGTCACGTCGGGGCCGCCGCACTCGGTGCACCTCGTCGGGCGCCGCCTCCAGCGGATGGGCGTGCCCTGGGTGGCCGACTTCCGCGACCCCTGGACGGCGATCAACTTCTACGACGACCTCCCGATGTCGGCCCCGGCGCGGCGCCTCGACGCGTGGCTGGAGCGCCGCGTCCTGCGCGGCGCCGACGCCGTCACCACGGTCAGCCCGACCTGGGCGCGGCACCTCGAAAACCGGGGCGGCATCCGGCGCGGTTCCGTCGAGGTCGTCCACAACGGGGTCGACGAGGCCGACCTCGGGGACGCTGAGGGCGTGGCTGTGCGCGAGGACGCGTTCGTGCTGACGCACGTCGGCAGCCTCTACGCGACGCGCGACCCGGCGGCGCTCTGGGAGGCGGTGGCCGCTCTGCACGCCGAGGGGCGGGTGCCGTCGCTGGTGATCCGGCTGGTCGGCAAGACCGACGCGGCGGTCCGCGAGGCGGCCGAGGCGACCGGCGTGCCGGTGGAGGTCGAGCCGTACGTCGACCACGCCGAGGCGGTCCGCGAGCAGGCACGGGCGGCGCTGCTCCTGCTCTCCATCGAGCGATTCTCGGCCGACGCGGGCATGATCACGGGCAAGCTCTACGAGTACCTCGCCTCGGGGCGGCCGACGCTCGCCCTCGGGCCGGTCGGCGGGGACGCGGCGGCGCTGCTGGAGGAGACCGGCGGCGGGACGCTGCTCGCGCGCGACGACGCCGACGGAGTCGCGGCGGCGCTCGTCCGCCACTACGACGCCTGGGCCGCCGGCACGCCGGTGGCCGGAGCGCCCTGGGAGGCGGTCGCGCCGTACACGCGCCGCGCCCAGACCCGGCGCCTCGCCGACGTGATCCGTGCTCTGCCCGACCGGCCCGTCCGATGA
- a CDS encoding glycosyltransferase family 2 protein: MTPAVTIAICTRDRARILAETLTHLRATVGEAPDAVEVLLVDNGSSDATPEVASRFADWPAFRSVTEPRPGLSHARNRALAASAAEWLLYLDDDAFVWPGWLDALRGAIAREGVVLIGGPIEPRFEAPPPAWFDPASVRRTFGPEGPLSDAAAREGFSGGNLGVRRSALEAVGGFDGRLGMIAGTLGLGEETELAGRLVDWFGNATWHAPAMGVDHLEPAWKQTPRYVARRAFVNGRQAWRYVGGGRGRKAGFSALKAAKQAGTGLLRLPLAVVRPGALHGALKGLATGAGAAVGVVRAARSSGTASGDA; the protein is encoded by the coding sequence ATGACGCCGGCCGTCACCATCGCCATCTGCACGCGCGACCGCGCGCGGATCCTGGCTGAGACGCTGACCCACCTCCGCGCCACGGTCGGTGAGGCGCCGGACGCCGTCGAGGTGCTGCTGGTCGACAACGGCTCCTCGGACGCGACGCCGGAGGTGGCCTCCCGGTTCGCCGACTGGCCCGCCTTTCGCTCCGTCACGGAACCGAGGCCCGGCCTCAGCCACGCCCGCAACCGTGCCCTGGCGGCCTCCGCGGCGGAGTGGCTGCTCTACCTGGACGACGACGCGTTCGTGTGGCCCGGCTGGCTCGACGCGCTCCGCGGTGCCATCGCTCGGGAGGGCGTGGTGCTCATCGGCGGACCCATCGAGCCGCGTTTCGAGGCGCCGCCGCCCGCGTGGTTCGACCCCGCCTCGGTGCGGCGGACGTTCGGTCCGGAAGGGCCGCTCTCGGACGCGGCGGCGCGGGAGGGCTTCTCGGGGGGCAACCTCGGCGTCCGACGGTCGGCGCTGGAGGCGGTGGGGGGCTTCGACGGCCGCCTCGGCATGATCGCGGGGACGCTGGGGCTGGGGGAAGAGACCGAGCTGGCCGGGCGGCTGGTGGACTGGTTCGGCAACGCGACGTGGCACGCGCCCGCGATGGGCGTTGACCACCTGGAGCCCGCGTGGAAGCAGACGCCGCGCTACGTGGCGCGGCGCGCGTTCGTCAACGGGCGGCAGGCGTGGCGCTACGTCGGCGGGGGGCGCGGGCGGAAGGCGGGGTTCAGCGCGCTCAAGGCCGCCAAGCAGGCCGGGACCGGACTCCTGCGGCTGCCGCTGGCCGTCGTGCGGCCGGGGGCGCTGCACGGGGCGCTGAAGGGGCTCGCGACCGGCGCGGGCGCGGCGGTGGGCGTGGTGCGCGCGGCCCGGTCGTCGGGCACAGCGAGCGGAGACGCGTAG